In a single window of the Anabas testudineus chromosome 17, fAnaTes1.2, whole genome shotgun sequence genome:
- the gigyf2 gene encoding GRB10-interacting GYF protein 2 isoform X5, translating to MSFASSASVMSPLPLAILLLVSFFLCRLRALSGGGGGSGGSSNAVVSPPLSPAMPKYKLAEYRYGREEMLALYVKDNKIPIDLHDKEFLPILQEEPLPPLALVSFTEEEQRNFSMSVNSAAVLRLTGRGGGPIAGAPRGRSTSRGRGRGRGDGGFYQRSFDDVEGFGRGGREMHRSQSWEERGDRRFEKPGRKEPEVAPGHFQMNHIRGNYEDGGAGLPRKHDFTRSESENWRTSRDDQNGEDDEGGWRLAGSRRDSDRWCPPSPDGPRSAGWREHPDQRRRFPFDAREDERGYRRPRSGSGSLEDERDSLPEWCLEDADEEAGTFDSSGAFLSLKKASKEPILEEAELDFRPLEECEEGLEEEEDSQPNETKETEAEAKREVDRKELPRVSEEPPPVAPPAATPVLELQVPVQSLSSSQPSRTEETERPIERQPPLELPPEPCKIPLHVPMSNSMLDTLPMTHISTTLTEVSAPSPSIQLPLQKPMEVPVAMNNPLPFPSNVLAPIGRPTTVSHDTDEDEGLKHFEQEAEKMVAYLQDGVVDDDRLAAKTSEKPKPAGLPLTHEAALKWFYKDPQGEMQGPFSNHEMTEWFQAGYFTMSLLVKRGCDEVFQPLGEIMKIWGRVPFTPGPAPPPLQGDDQERLKRQQELTALNLYQLQQLQYQYLLRQQYAQALAQQKAAVLSSAPLQQQQQHQQQINLLQQQYQALKIRASESLLPPVTRSLSVPDSGSVWEMQNPSSQASCTPNIQQAAASTWDGNSVWDLPIDSMAQAPTIEQMQQLEKAKTAKMELERREAEMRAKREEEERKRLEALRARQEEERKRLEEEERARQIQEEALRQQREQEEAQRRQKEEEERLAQEEALRRLEERRREEEERKKREEYLRKQEEERRKQEELEALRRREEEKRAEEEAAAAAVAAALAQQQQEEQKRREQEAQRQQELLRQRQQQQEALRRLQQQQQQQQLAQMKLPSSSKWGQQSTNAVNQTQNALSLAEIQKVEEERERQTREEQRRQQQELLKLQQQQALQQAQHPQSKLSGWGNVAKQPVITKSLLEIQREEAQQMKQRKEQQPQQHHHPIVTQQTRAQNRTTSLSNSVWGSVNTSTNWGSESSSIWGDTHNSNMGFWDEAVKEAVQQPPQTRKGNTQKNNKGNANLSNSLSGRANKKVEEEEKLLKLFQGVNKSQQDTFMQWCEQTLHTLNTANNLDVPTFASFLKEVDSPYEVHDYVRAYLGDTPEAKDFAKQFLERRAKQNGNQQKQVPQNQQQALKQQQDSVWGGTGSSSLYQSNHTSGQQQRFETVTSGKKKKKQKMVRADPSLLGFSVNASSERLNMGEIETLEDF from the exons ATGTCATTTGCAAGTTCAGCTTCAGTGATGTCTCCCCTCCCTCTGGCCATTCTGCTTTTAGTGTCCTTTTTCTTGTGCAGGCTCCGTGCCCTGTCCGGAGGTGGTGGCGGAAGTGGTGGAAGCAGCAATGCTGTTGTCTCTCCACCCCTCTCACCTGCAATGCCAAAGTATAAACTTGCAGAGTATCGCTACGGGAGAGAAGAAATGTTAGCACTTTATGTAAAAGATAACAAA ATCCCTATAGACCTACATGATAAGGAGTTTCTGCCCATATTGCAAGAGGAGCCCTTGCCACCTCTGGCACTCGTGTCTTTTACAGAGGAGGAACAG AGAAATTTTTCCATGTCTGTAAACAGTGCAGCTGTACTGAGACTGACAGGGAGAGGAGGCGGTCCAATAGCAGGGGCACCAAGGGGCCGAAGTACCTCAAGGGGTAGAG GCCGgggaagaggagatggagggtTTTACCAAAGAAGTTTTGATGATGTGGAAGGTTTTGGTcgtggagggagggagatgcATCGTTCCCAGAGCTGGGAAGAAAG aggagacagaaggtTTGAAAAGCCAGGTCGAAAAGAACCAG AGGTTGCTCCAGGACATTTTCAGATGAATCACA TTCGAGGAAACTACGAGGACGGCGGGGCAGGGCTACCGAGGAAGCACGACTTCACACGTTCGGAGAGTGAGAACTGGCGTACGTCTCGTGATGATCAAAACGGTGAGGATGATGAGGGGGGCTGGCGCCTGGCAGGTTCTCGACGGGACAGTGACCGGTGGTGCCCCCCAAGCCCAG aTGGGCCTCGTTCAGCAGGGTGGCGGGAACACCCAGACCAGCGTCGCCGTTTTCCATTTGACGCTAGAGAAGATGAGCGTGGCTACAGGAGGCCACGGTCAGGCAGTGGCAGCCTGGAGGATGAGAGGGACAGCCTGCCAGAGTGGTGTCTGGAAGACGCAGATGAGGAGGCTGGCACCTTCGACTCATCGGGGGCCTTTCTCTCACTCAAG AAGGCCTCCAAGGAACCCATCCTGGAAGAAGCCGAGCTCGACTTTAGACCTCTGGAGGAGTGTGAAGAgggtttggaggaggaggaggacagtcAACCCAATGAGAccaaagaaacagaagcagaggcCAAGAGAGAAGTTGACCGAAAAG agCTGCCCAGAGTGTCAGAGGAGCCTCCACCTGTTGCTCCGCCTGCCGCTACCCCAGTCCTAGAGCTGCAGGTTCCTGTCCAGTCTTTATCCTCAAGCCAACCCAGcagaacagaagaaacagagaggcCAATTGAACGTCAGCCGCCTCTGGAACTCCCGCCAGAGCCCTGCAAAATCCCCCTGCATGTCCCCATGTCTAACAGCATGCTGGACACCCTACCCATGACCCACATATCTACCACTCTCACAG AAGTATCTGCGCCATCTCCAAGCATTCAGCTGCCACTGCAAAAACCTATGGAGGTTCCTGTGGCAATGAACAATCCTTTGCCATTCCCTTCAAATGTATTAGCGCCTATTGGCAGGCCTACCACTGTGTCACATGACACAGATGAAGATGAGGGACTGAAACACTTTGAGCAG GAGGCAGAGAAGATGGTAGCATACCTACAGGATGGTGTGGTGGATGACGACAGACTTGCAGCCAAGACTTCAGAGAAGCCTAAACCTGCAGGCCTGCCACTCACACATGAAGCTGCTCTTAAGTGGTTCTACAAAGACCCCCAGGGGGAGATGCAGG gtcCATTCAGTAATCATGAGATGACTGAATGGTTCCAGGCTGGTTACTTCACTATGTCTCTGCTAGTCAAACGAGGATGTGATGAAGTATTTCAACCTCTGGGGGAAATCATGAAGATTTGGGGAAGGGTTCCTTTCACTCCAGgtcctgcacctccacctttACAA GGTGATGATCAAGAGAGGTTGAAGAGGCAGCAGGAGCTTACTGCTCTCAACCTTTACCAGTTACAGCAGCTCCAGTATCAATACCTCCTCAG GCAGCAGTATGCTCAGGCCCTGGCCCAGCAGAAAGCTGCAGTTCTTAGCTCAGCTCCtcttcaacagcagcagcagcaccaacagCAGATCAACCTGCTTCAACAGCAATACCAGGCACTCAAGATCAG agcaTCTGAGAGCCTCCTACCTCCTGTTACACGGTCTCTATCTGTACCAGACTCTGGTTCTGTGTGGGAAATGCAGAACCCATCCTCTCAGGCTTCCTGCACCCCCAACATCCAACAAGCTGCTGCAAGTA CATGGGATGGCAACAGCGTGTGGGATTTACCTATAGATTCCATGGCACAGGCGCCTACCATTGAGCAGATGCAACAATTAGAGAAGGCAAAGACTGCAAAG ATGGAGCTGGAAAGGCGTGAGGCAGAAATGAGAGCtaaaagggaggaagaggaaaggaaacGGCTGGAGGCCTTGAGAGCTCGTCAGGAGGAAGAACGGAAACGCTTGGAAGAGGAGGAGCGGGCACGGCAAATACAG GAGGAGGCTTTAAGACAGCAGCGAGAGCAAGAAGAGGCACAGCGTaggcaaaaagaagaagaggagagactgGCACAGGAGGAGGCTCTTCGAAGattagaggagaggaggagggaagaagaggagagaaagaaacgAGAAGAATACCTTCGCAAACAA GAAGAGGAGCGCAGGAAGCAGGAGGAACTTGAAGCACTGAGGAGGCGTGAAGAGGAGAAGCgagcagaggaagaggcagctgctgctgcagtggctgctgctctggcccaacagcaacaggaagagcagaagaggagagaacaggAGGCCCAAAGACAGCAGGAGCTGCtgagacagaggcagcagcagcaagaggCCCTCAGGAGActtcagcaacagcagcagcagcagcaacttgCACAAATGAAG CTTCCATCCTCTTCAAAATGGGGCCAGCAGTCAACCAACGCTGTAAACCAGACTCAGAATGCCCTGTCACTGGCTGAGATCCAGAAagtggaagaggagagagaacgaCAGACTCGGGAGGAG CAGCGACGTCAGCAACAAGAGCTCCTGaaactacagcagcaacagGCTCTACAACAGGCTCAGCACCCTCAATCCAAGCTGTCTGGTTGGGGTAATGTGGCGAAACAGCCAGTTATTACAAAGTCTCTGCTGGAGATTCAGAGGGAGGAAGCCCAGCAGATGAAACAGCGGAaagagcagcagccacagcaacaccaccaccccaTCGTCACCCAACAGACCCGCGCTCAAAATAGAACT ACATCTTTGAGCAACTCAGTATGGGGGTCTGTTAATACCAGCACTAACTGGGGCTCAGAGTCCAGCAGCATCTGGGGAGACACCCACAACTCTAACATGGGCTTCTGGGACGAGGCTGTGAAGGAGGCTGTTCAGCAGCCCCCCCAAACCAGGAAGGGTAACACGCAGAAGAACAACAAAGGGAACGCCAACCTCAG TAATTCTTTGAGTGGGCGAGCCAACAAGAAggtagaagaggaggagaagctgctaAAGTTGTTCCAGGGGGTCAATAAAAGCCAACAGGACACCTTCATGCAATGGTGTGAGCAAACCCTGCACACCCTCAACACAGCCAACAATCTGGATG TTCCTACGTTCGCATCCTTCCTGAAAGAAGTGGATTCTCCATACGAGGTGCACGACTACGTCAGGGCCTATCTGGGGGACACTCCCGAGGCCAAAGACTTTGCCAAGCAGTTCCTGGAACGTCGTGCCAAACAGAACGGTAACCAACAGAAACAGGTGCCGCAAAACCAACAGCAAGcgctcaaacagcagcag GATTCAGTTTGGGGTGGAACAGGATCTTCGTCGCTCTACCAGTCCAATCATACGAGTGGTCAGCAGCAGCGCTTCGAGACAGTCACCtcagggaagaagaaaaagaagcagaagatgGTCCGCGCAGACCCCAGCCTTCTAG gttTTTCTGTAAATGCATCATCTGAGAGATTGAATATGGGAGAGATTGAGACTCTGGAAGACTTTTAA
- the gigyf2 gene encoding GRB10-interacting GYF protein 2 isoform X2 codes for MSFASSASVMSPLPLAILLLVSFFLCRLRALSGGGGGSGGSSNAVVSPPLSPAMPKYKLAEYRYGREEMLALYVKDNKIPIDLHDKEFLPILQEEPLPPLALVSFTEEEQRNFSMSVNSAAVLRLTGRGGGPIAGAPRGRSTSRGRGRGRGDGGFYQRSFDDVEGFGRGGREMHRSQSWEERGDRRFEKPGRKEPEVAPGHFQMNHIRGNYEDGGAGLPRKHDFTRSESENWRTSRDDQNGEDDEGGWRLAGSRRDSDRWCPPSPDGPRSAGWREHPDQRRRFPFDAREDERGYRRPRSGSGSLEDERDSLPEWCLEDADEEAGTFDSSGAFLSLKKASKEPILEEAELDFRPLEECEEGLEEEEDSQPNETKETEAEAKREVDRKELPRVSEEPPPVAPPAATPVLELQVPVQSLSSSQPSRTEETERPIERQPPLELPPEPCKIPLHVPMSNSMLDTLPMTHISTTLTEVSAPSPSIQLPLQKPMEVPVAMNNPLPFPSNVLAPIGRPTTVSHDTDEDEGLKHFEQEAEKMVAYLQDGVVDDDRLAAKTSEKPKPAGLPLTHEAALKWFYKDPQGEMQGPFSNHEMTEWFQAGYFTMSLLVKRGCDEVFQPLGEIMKIWGRVPFTPGPAPPPLQGDDQERLKRQQELTALNLYQLQQLQYQYLLRQQYAQALAQQKAAVLSSAPLQQQQQHQQQINLLQQQYQALKIRASESLLPPVTRSLSVPDSGSVWEMQNPSSQASCTPNIQQAAASTWDGNSVWDLPIDSMAQAPTIEQMQQLEKAKTAKMELERREAEMRAKREEEERKRLEALRARQEEERKRLEEEERARQIQEEALRQQREQEEAQRRQKEEEERLAQEEALRRLEERRREEEERKKREEYLRKQQEEERRKQEELEALRRREEEKRAEEEAAAAAVAAALAQQQQEEQKRREQEAQRQQELLRQRQQQQEALRRLQQQQQQQQLAQMKLPSSSKWGQQSTNAVNQTQNALSLAEIQKVEEERERQTREEQRRQQQELLKLQQQQALQQAQHPQSKLSGWGNVAKQPVITKSLLEIQREEAQQMKQRKEQQPQQHHHPIVTQQTRAQNRTTSLSNSVWGSVNTSTNWGSESSSIWGDTHNSNMGFWDEAVKEAVQQPPQTRKGNTQKNNKGNANLSNSLSGRANKKVEEEEKLLKLFQGVNKSQQDTFMQWCEQTLHTLNTANNLDVPTFASFLKEVDSPYEVHDYVRAYLGDTPEAKDFAKQFLERRAKQNGNQQKQVPQNQQQALKQQQDSVWGGTGSSSLYQSNHTSGQQQRFETVTSGKKKKKQKMVRADPSLLGFSVNASSERLNMGEIETLEDF; via the exons ATGTCATTTGCAAGTTCAGCTTCAGTGATGTCTCCCCTCCCTCTGGCCATTCTGCTTTTAGTGTCCTTTTTCTTGTGCAGGCTCCGTGCCCTGTCCGGAGGTGGTGGCGGAAGTGGTGGAAGCAGCAATGCTGTTGTCTCTCCACCCCTCTCACCTGCAATGCCAAAGTATAAACTTGCAGAGTATCGCTACGGGAGAGAAGAAATGTTAGCACTTTATGTAAAAGATAACAAA ATCCCTATAGACCTACATGATAAGGAGTTTCTGCCCATATTGCAAGAGGAGCCCTTGCCACCTCTGGCACTCGTGTCTTTTACAGAGGAGGAACAG AGAAATTTTTCCATGTCTGTAAACAGTGCAGCTGTACTGAGACTGACAGGGAGAGGAGGCGGTCCAATAGCAGGGGCACCAAGGGGCCGAAGTACCTCAAGGGGTAGAG GCCGgggaagaggagatggagggtTTTACCAAAGAAGTTTTGATGATGTGGAAGGTTTTGGTcgtggagggagggagatgcATCGTTCCCAGAGCTGGGAAGAAAG aggagacagaaggtTTGAAAAGCCAGGTCGAAAAGAACCAG AGGTTGCTCCAGGACATTTTCAGATGAATCACA TTCGAGGAAACTACGAGGACGGCGGGGCAGGGCTACCGAGGAAGCACGACTTCACACGTTCGGAGAGTGAGAACTGGCGTACGTCTCGTGATGATCAAAACGGTGAGGATGATGAGGGGGGCTGGCGCCTGGCAGGTTCTCGACGGGACAGTGACCGGTGGTGCCCCCCAAGCCCAG aTGGGCCTCGTTCAGCAGGGTGGCGGGAACACCCAGACCAGCGTCGCCGTTTTCCATTTGACGCTAGAGAAGATGAGCGTGGCTACAGGAGGCCACGGTCAGGCAGTGGCAGCCTGGAGGATGAGAGGGACAGCCTGCCAGAGTGGTGTCTGGAAGACGCAGATGAGGAGGCTGGCACCTTCGACTCATCGGGGGCCTTTCTCTCACTCAAG AAGGCCTCCAAGGAACCCATCCTGGAAGAAGCCGAGCTCGACTTTAGACCTCTGGAGGAGTGTGAAGAgggtttggaggaggaggaggacagtcAACCCAATGAGAccaaagaaacagaagcagaggcCAAGAGAGAAGTTGACCGAAAAG agCTGCCCAGAGTGTCAGAGGAGCCTCCACCTGTTGCTCCGCCTGCCGCTACCCCAGTCCTAGAGCTGCAGGTTCCTGTCCAGTCTTTATCCTCAAGCCAACCCAGcagaacagaagaaacagagaggcCAATTGAACGTCAGCCGCCTCTGGAACTCCCGCCAGAGCCCTGCAAAATCCCCCTGCATGTCCCCATGTCTAACAGCATGCTGGACACCCTACCCATGACCCACATATCTACCACTCTCACAG AAGTATCTGCGCCATCTCCAAGCATTCAGCTGCCACTGCAAAAACCTATGGAGGTTCCTGTGGCAATGAACAATCCTTTGCCATTCCCTTCAAATGTATTAGCGCCTATTGGCAGGCCTACCACTGTGTCACATGACACAGATGAAGATGAGGGACTGAAACACTTTGAGCAG GAGGCAGAGAAGATGGTAGCATACCTACAGGATGGTGTGGTGGATGACGACAGACTTGCAGCCAAGACTTCAGAGAAGCCTAAACCTGCAGGCCTGCCACTCACACATGAAGCTGCTCTTAAGTGGTTCTACAAAGACCCCCAGGGGGAGATGCAGG gtcCATTCAGTAATCATGAGATGACTGAATGGTTCCAGGCTGGTTACTTCACTATGTCTCTGCTAGTCAAACGAGGATGTGATGAAGTATTTCAACCTCTGGGGGAAATCATGAAGATTTGGGGAAGGGTTCCTTTCACTCCAGgtcctgcacctccacctttACAA GGTGATGATCAAGAGAGGTTGAAGAGGCAGCAGGAGCTTACTGCTCTCAACCTTTACCAGTTACAGCAGCTCCAGTATCAATACCTCCTCAG GCAGCAGTATGCTCAGGCCCTGGCCCAGCAGAAAGCTGCAGTTCTTAGCTCAGCTCCtcttcaacagcagcagcagcaccaacagCAGATCAACCTGCTTCAACAGCAATACCAGGCACTCAAGATCAG agcaTCTGAGAGCCTCCTACCTCCTGTTACACGGTCTCTATCTGTACCAGACTCTGGTTCTGTGTGGGAAATGCAGAACCCATCCTCTCAGGCTTCCTGCACCCCCAACATCCAACAAGCTGCTGCAAGTA CATGGGATGGCAACAGCGTGTGGGATTTACCTATAGATTCCATGGCACAGGCGCCTACCATTGAGCAGATGCAACAATTAGAGAAGGCAAAGACTGCAAAG ATGGAGCTGGAAAGGCGTGAGGCAGAAATGAGAGCtaaaagggaggaagaggaaaggaaacGGCTGGAGGCCTTGAGAGCTCGTCAGGAGGAAGAACGGAAACGCTTGGAAGAGGAGGAGCGGGCACGGCAAATACAG GAGGAGGCTTTAAGACAGCAGCGAGAGCAAGAAGAGGCACAGCGTaggcaaaaagaagaagaggagagactgGCACAGGAGGAGGCTCTTCGAAGattagaggagaggaggagggaagaagaggagagaaagaaacgAGAAGAATACCTTCGCAAACAA CAGGAAGAGGAGCGCAGGAAGCAGGAGGAACTTGAAGCACTGAGGAGGCGTGAAGAGGAGAAGCgagcagaggaagaggcagctgctgctgcagtggctgctgctctggcccaacagcaacaggaagagcagaagaggagagaacaggAGGCCCAAAGACAGCAGGAGCTGCtgagacagaggcagcagcagcaagaggCCCTCAGGAGActtcagcaacagcagcagcagcagcaacttgCACAAATGAAG CTTCCATCCTCTTCAAAATGGGGCCAGCAGTCAACCAACGCTGTAAACCAGACTCAGAATGCCCTGTCACTGGCTGAGATCCAGAAagtggaagaggagagagaacgaCAGACTCGGGAGGAG CAGCGACGTCAGCAACAAGAGCTCCTGaaactacagcagcaacagGCTCTACAACAGGCTCAGCACCCTCAATCCAAGCTGTCTGGTTGGGGTAATGTGGCGAAACAGCCAGTTATTACAAAGTCTCTGCTGGAGATTCAGAGGGAGGAAGCCCAGCAGATGAAACAGCGGAaagagcagcagccacagcaacaccaccaccccaTCGTCACCCAACAGACCCGCGCTCAAAATAGAACT ACATCTTTGAGCAACTCAGTATGGGGGTCTGTTAATACCAGCACTAACTGGGGCTCAGAGTCCAGCAGCATCTGGGGAGACACCCACAACTCTAACATGGGCTTCTGGGACGAGGCTGTGAAGGAGGCTGTTCAGCAGCCCCCCCAAACCAGGAAGGGTAACACGCAGAAGAACAACAAAGGGAACGCCAACCTCAG TAATTCTTTGAGTGGGCGAGCCAACAAGAAggtagaagaggaggagaagctgctaAAGTTGTTCCAGGGGGTCAATAAAAGCCAACAGGACACCTTCATGCAATGGTGTGAGCAAACCCTGCACACCCTCAACACAGCCAACAATCTGGATG TTCCTACGTTCGCATCCTTCCTGAAAGAAGTGGATTCTCCATACGAGGTGCACGACTACGTCAGGGCCTATCTGGGGGACACTCCCGAGGCCAAAGACTTTGCCAAGCAGTTCCTGGAACGTCGTGCCAAACAGAACGGTAACCAACAGAAACAGGTGCCGCAAAACCAACAGCAAGcgctcaaacagcagcag GATTCAGTTTGGGGTGGAACAGGATCTTCGTCGCTCTACCAGTCCAATCATACGAGTGGTCAGCAGCAGCGCTTCGAGACAGTCACCtcagggaagaagaaaaagaagcagaagatgGTCCGCGCAGACCCCAGCCTTCTAG gttTTTCTGTAAATGCATCATCTGAGAGATTGAATATGGGAGAGATTGAGACTCTGGAAGACTTTTAA